Proteins from a single region of Rhinolophus sinicus isolate RSC01 linkage group LG13, ASM3656204v1, whole genome shotgun sequence:
- the RTEL1 gene encoding regulator of telomere elongation helicase 1 isoform X5 — protein MGSGCRRALLNRSLGGGFFVTRPCRKGGQSVFRGSSGEQHHVPTPRAGITYLVWLRPTQPAFQPPSVLSRGQANMPKITLNGVMVDFPFQPYRCQEEYMTKVLECLQKKVNGILESPTGTGKTLCLLCATLAWREHLRDAISAHKIAERVPGELFLHRPLSSWGNAASDGDATACSMDIPKVIYASRTHSQLTQAISELRNTSYRPRVCVLGSREQLCIHPEVKKQESNHLQIHLCRKKVASHSCHFYNNVEEKSLEQELATPIMDIEDLVRSGNRHKLCPYYLSRNLRQQADIIFMPYNYLLDAKSRRAHNIDLKGTVVIFDEAHNVEKMCEESASFDLTPHDVASGLSAVDQVLEEQAKAAQQGEPGPAFGADSSSVLNMELEDLAKLKMILLRLEEAIDAVELPGDDRGVTKPGSFIFELFAEAQITSQTKSCILDSLDQVIQHLAGRAGLLTSTVGLQKLSDIIQIVFNADPADGGSAPVVGPGGSQSYKVHIHPDASHRKTAQLSDAWGSTAARRQGKVLSYWCFSPGHSMRELAHQGVRSLILTSGTLAPVSSLALEMQIPFPVCLENPHVIDKHQIWVGIVPKGPDQVQLSSAYDKRFSDGCLSSLGKALGNIARVVPHGLLVFFPSYPVMEKSLEFWRAHDFARKLEALKPVFVEPRSKADFSEVMGAYYASIASPASRGAAFLAVCRGKASEGLDFADMNGRGVVVTGLPYPPRKDPRVVLKMQFLDEMKGQSRAGGQVLSGQDWYRQQASRAVNQAIGRVIRHRHDYGAIFLCDHRFMSADARAQLPSWVRPHVKVYDHFGHIIRDVAQFFRVAQKTMPVPAPLAAAASLGQGEAAVTAMSPGPLSTRKAKSLDVHVPSLRRTPTGGPHTHAPTGLPAARDTEDAEGSLCVRYEQEPTHAQRRPVGLLAALEHSEQLAGGPGDEAPPREEEAQCCSTSSLPREKRSGDEQRGGRRKIRLVSNQEGPAAGAQAGRARLFMVAVKQALSQASFAVFTQTLQDYKGSDDFQALADRLGPLFAEDPRKHKLLQGFYQFVRPHHKERFEQLCLQLTGQGCGNLPNHSLPPGQWARLALEPSGRRQRDSKLTLSQGAARQLDPGEHLNQGGPHLASRPPPQGDPGGWQKGSGAARAEARGQPAVSAYLADARRALGSAGCSQLLAALTTYKRDDDFEKVVAVVAALTTSRPEDLALLQRFSMFVRPHHKERFRQTCADLTGQPAPGTSTELPGPREGSPTVPPDLAPGAAGPGPSEQERPGTTQSKISSFLTRGPPGAPLGHTQPQSGRSPVGPWEAGPSSRPAVLTAVPAAGLVCPGCRVEEAVPFQCPSCDFHCCRACWQQHLQANRRMCPACYATTRKQSLSQIFWPESQ, from the exons GGGTTCCTCTGGAGAACAGCATCATGTCCCAACGCCAAGGGCTGGTATCACTTACCTGGTGTGGCTGAGACCCACACAGCCTGCATTTCAGCCACCCTCTGTGCTCTCCCGAGGACAGGCCAATATGCCCAAGATAACCCTGAACGGTGTGATGGTGGATTTCCCTTTCCAGCCATACAGATGCCAGGAGGAGTACATGACTAAGGTTCTGGAGTGTCTGCAGAAG AAAGTGAACGGCATCCTGGAGAGCCCCACAGGTACAGGGAAGACcctgtgcctgctgtgtgccacgCTGGCCTGGCGGGAGCACCTCCGCGATGCCATCTCTGCCCACAAGATCGCTGAGAGGGTGCCAGGGGAGCTCTTTCTCCATCGCCCCTTATCATCCTGGGGGAATGCTGCTTCAGATGGAGACGCCACAG CCTGCTCCATGGACATCCCAAAGGTCATTTATGCCTCCAGGACCCACTCGCAGCTCACGCAGGCCATCAGCGAGCTTCGGAACACCTCCTACCG GCCCAGGGTGTGCGTTCTGGGCTCCCGGGAACAGCTGTGCATCCACCCCGAGGTGAAGAAGCAAGAGAGTAACCATCTGCAG ATCCACCTGTGCCGCAAGAAGGTAGCGAGCCACTCCTGTCATTTCTACAACAATGTTGAAG AGAAGAGCCTGGAGCAGGAGCTGGCCACCCCCATCATGGACATCGAGGACCTGGTCAGGAGTGGGAACAGGCACAA GCTGTGCCCGTATTACCTGTCCCGGAACCTGAGGCAGCAGGCGGACATCATCTTCATGCCGTACAACTACCTGCTGGACGCCAAG AGTCGCCGGGCACACAACATCGACCTGAAGGGGACGGTGGTGATCTTTGATGAAGCTCACAACGTG GAGAAGATGTGCGAGGAGTCGGCATCCTTTGACCTGACCCCCCACGACGTGGCCTCTGGACTGAGCGCTGTGGACCAGGTTCTGGAGGAGCAGGCCAAGGCGGCCCAGCAGGGCGAGCCCGGCCCGGCGTTCGGCGCCGACTCCAGCTCAG TGCTGAACATGGAGCTGGAAGACCTCGCGAAGCTGAAGA TGATCCTGCTTCGCCTGGAGGAGGCCATTGATGCTGTTGAGCTGCCCGGAGATGACAGAGGTGTCACCAAGCCAGGGAG cTTTATCTTTGAGCTGTTTGCTGAGGCCCAGATCACATCTCAGACCAAGAGCTGCATCCTGGACTCTCTGGACCAGGTCATCCAACACCTGGCAGGAC GTGCAGGGCTGCTCACCAGCACGGTGGGGCTGCAGAAGCTCTCGGACATCATCCAG ATCGTGTTCAACGCAGATCCTGCTGATGGTGGCTCTGCTCCCGTGGTGGGGCCTGGGGGCTCTCAGTCCTACAAG GTGCACATTCACCCTGACGCCAGTCACCGGAAGACAGCTCAGCTGTCAGACGCCTGgggcagcacagcagccagaaGGCAAG GGAAGGTGCTCAGTTACTGGTGCTTCAGCCCTGGGCACAGCATGCGTGAGCTGGCCCACCAGGGCGTCCGTTCCCTCATCCTCACCAGCGGGACGCTGGCCCCCGTGTCCTCGCTCGCCCTGGAGATGCAGAT CCCTTTCCCAGTCTGCCTGGAAAACCCACATGTCATCGACAAGCACCAGATCTGGGTGGGAATCGTCCCCAAAGGCCCTGACCAAGTCCAGCTGAGCTCCGCCTATGACAAACG GTTCTCTGATGGCTGCTTATCCTCCTTGGGGAAGGCGCTAG GCAACATCGCCCGCGTCGTCCCCCATGGGCTCCTGGTCTTCTTCCCCTCATACCCGGTCATGGAGAAAAGCCTGGAATTCTGGCGG gCCCATGACTTTGCCCGGAAGCTGGAGGCCCTGAAACCTGTGTTTGTGGAGCCCAGGAGCAAGGCTGACTTCTCAGAG GTGATGGGTGCTTACTATGCGAGCATTGCCTCCCCTGCATCCCGTGGGGCTGCCTTCCTGGCTGTGTGCCGGGGAAAG GCCAGTGAGGGGCTGGACTTCGCAGACATGAATGGCCGAGGGGTGGTCGTCACAGGCCTCCCGTACCCCCCACGCAAGGACCCCCGGGTGGTCCTGAAGATGCAGTTCCTGGATGAGATGAAGGGCCAGAGCAGGGCTGGCGGCCAG GTCCTGTCCGGGCAAGACTGGTACCGGCAGCAGGCGTCCAGGGCTGTGAACCAGGCCATCGGGCGGGTCATCCGGCATCGCCATGACTATGGCGCCATCTTCCTCTGTGACCACAG GTTCATGTCTGCAGACGCCAGAGCCCAGCTGCCCTCCTGGGTACGCCCCCACGTCAAGGTGTACGATCACTTCGGCCACATCATCCGAGACGTGGCCCAGTTCTTCCGTGTTGCCCAGAAAACA ATGCCGGTGCCGGCCCCCCTGGCTGCTGCCGCGAGCCTGGGCCAGGGAGAAGCTGCTGTCACGGCCATGTCGCCCGGGCCCCTCTCCACCAGGAAAGCCAAGAGTCTGGATGTGCACGTCCCCAGCCTGAGGCGGACACCCACAG GTGGGCCCCACACCCATGCTCCCACAGGGCTGCCAGCCGCCCGGGACACCGAGGACGCCGAGGGCAGCCTGTGTGTGAGGTATGAGCAGGAGCCCACCCACGCCCAGCGGAGGCCCGTGGGGCTGCTGGCCGCCCTGGAACACAGCGAGCAGCTGGCCGGGGGGCCTGGGGACGAGGCCCCGCCCAGGGAGGAAGAG GCACAGTGCTGCTCCACCTCATCCCTCCCAAGAGAGAAGAGGTCTGGGGAcgagcagagaggagggaggaggaagatcAGACTGGTCAGCAATCAG GAGGGGCCGGCGGCTGGAGCCCAGGCGGGCAGGGCCAGGCTGTTCATGGTGGCCGTGAAGCAGGCGCTGAGCCAGGCCAGCTTCGCCGTCTTCACCCAGACCCTGCAAGACTACAAGGGCTCCGATGACTTCCAGGCCCTGGCAGACCGCCTTGGCCCGCTCTTTGCTGAGGACCCCAGGAAGCACAAGCTGCTCCAAG GCTTCTACCAGTTCGTGCGGCCCCACCACAAGGAGCGTTTTGAACAGCTCTGCCTGCAGCTGACGGGCCAGGGCTGCGGTAACCTGCCCAATCACAGCCTTCCCCCTGGGCAGTGGGCACGACTGGCCTTGGAGCCCAGTG GAAGGAGGCAGCGTGACTCCAAACTGACACTGTCCCAGGGCGCGGCCAGGCAGCTGGACCCTGGGGAACATCTGAACCAGGGTGGGCCCCACCTGGCCTCCAGGCCACCACCCCAAG GAGACCCTGGCGGTTGGCAAAAGGGGTCTGGAGCCGCTAGAGCAGAGGCGCGGGGCCAGCCTGCCGTGAGTGCCTACCTGGCAGATGCCCGCCGGGCCTTGGGCTCTGCAGGCTGTAGCCAGCTCCTGGCAGCACTGACCACCTACAAACGGGATGATGACTTTGAGAAGGTGGTGGCTGTGGTGGCGGCACTTACCACATCGAGGCCAGAGGATTTGGCCCTGTTGCAGA GGTTCAGCATGTTTGTGCGTCCGCACCACAAGGAACGCTTCCGGCAGACGTGCGCAGACCTGACCGGCCAACCTGCCCCAGGCACGAGCACCGAGCTGCCAGGACCCCGGGAAGGGAGCCCCACCGTGCCTCCTGACCTCGCCCCCGGGGCTGCTGGGCCAG GCCCCTCAGAGCAGGAGAGGCCAGGGACGACTCAGAGCAAGATCTCCTCCTTCCTGACACGGGGGCCCCCCGGGGCCCCCCTGGGACACACGCAGCCCCAGAGTGGTAGGTCTCCTGTGGGGCCGTGGGAGGCCGGCCCAAGCAGCAGGCCGGCGGTGCTCACAGCGGTCCCTGCGGCAGGCCTGGTGTGCCCCGGCTGCAGGGTGGAGGAAGCGGTCCCCTTCCAGTGCCCCTCCTGTGACTTTCACTGCTGCCGGGCCTGCTGGCAACAGCACCTCCAG GCCAATAGGAGGATGTGCCCTGCCTGCTATGCCACCACCAGGAAGCAGAGCCTCTCGCAGATCTTCTGGCCGGAGTCCCAGTGA
- the RTEL1 gene encoding regulator of telomere elongation helicase 1 isoform X3: MGSGCRRALLNRSLGGGFFVTRPCRKGGQSVFRGSSGEQHHVPTPRAGITYLVWLRPTQPAFQPPSVLSRGQANMPKITLNGVMVDFPFQPYRCQEEYMTKVLECLQKKVNGILESPTGTGKTLCLLCATLAWREHLRDAISAHKIAERVPGELFLHRPLSSWGNAASDGDATACSMDIPKVIYASRTHSQLTQAISELRNTSYRPRVCVLGSREQLCIHPEVKKQESNHLQIHLCRKKVASHSCHFYNNVEEKSLEQELATPIMDIEDLVRSGNRHKLCPYYLSRNLRQQADIIFMPYNYLLDAKSRRAHNIDLKGTVVIFDEAHNVEKMCEESASFDLTPHDVASGLSAVDQVLEEQAKAAQQGEPGPAFGADSSSVLNMELEDLAKLKMILLRLEEAIDAVELPGDDRGVTKPGSFIFELFAEAQITSQTKSCILDSLDQVIQHLAGRAGLLTSTVGLQKLSDIIQFFACLDVDQHGLPPLPLFLEGSSGPGLCVIVFNADPADGGSAPVVGPGGSQSYKVHIHPDASHRKTAQLSDAWGSTAARRQGKVLSYWCFSPGHSMRELAHQGVRSLILTSGTLAPVSSLALEMQIPFPVCLENPHVIDKHQIWVGIVPKGPDQVQLSSAYDKRFSDGCLSSLGKALGNIARVVPHGLLVFFPSYPVMEKSLEFWRAHDFARKLEALKPVFVEPRSKADFSEVMGAYYASIASPASRGAAFLAVCRGKASEGLDFADMNGRGVVVTGLPYPPRKDPRVVLKMQFLDEMKGQSRAGGQVLSGQDWYRQQASRAVNQAIGRVIRHRHDYGAIFLCDHRFMSADARAQLPSWVRPHVKVYDHFGHIIRDVAQFFRVAQKTMPVPAPLAAAASLGQGEAAVTAMSPGPLSTRKAKSLDVHVPSLRRTPTGGPHTHAPTGLPAARDTEDAEGSLCVRYEQEPTHAQRRPVGLLAALEHSEQLAGGPGDEAPPREEEAQCCSTSSLPREKRSGDEQRGGRRKIRLVSNQQEGPAAGAQAGRARLFMVAVKQALSQASFAVFTQTLQDYKGSDDFQALADRLGPLFAEDPRKHKLLQGFYQFVRPHHKERFEQLCLQLTGQGCGNLPNHSLPPGQWARLALEPSGRRQRDSKLTLSQGAARQLDPGEHLNQGGPHLASRPPPQGDPGGWQKGSGAARAEARGQPAVSAYLADARRALGSAGCSQLLAALTTYKRDDDFEKVVAVVAALTTSRPEDLALLQRFSMFVRPHHKERFRQTCADLTGQPAPGTSTELPGPREGSPTVPPDLAPGAAGPGPSEQERPGTTQSKISSFLTRGPPGAPLGHTQPQSGLVCPGCRVEEAVPFQCPSCDFHCCRACWQQHLQANRRMCPACYATTRKQSLSQIFWPESQ; encoded by the exons GGGTTCCTCTGGAGAACAGCATCATGTCCCAACGCCAAGGGCTGGTATCACTTACCTGGTGTGGCTGAGACCCACACAGCCTGCATTTCAGCCACCCTCTGTGCTCTCCCGAGGACAGGCCAATATGCCCAAGATAACCCTGAACGGTGTGATGGTGGATTTCCCTTTCCAGCCATACAGATGCCAGGAGGAGTACATGACTAAGGTTCTGGAGTGTCTGCAGAAG AAAGTGAACGGCATCCTGGAGAGCCCCACAGGTACAGGGAAGACcctgtgcctgctgtgtgccacgCTGGCCTGGCGGGAGCACCTCCGCGATGCCATCTCTGCCCACAAGATCGCTGAGAGGGTGCCAGGGGAGCTCTTTCTCCATCGCCCCTTATCATCCTGGGGGAATGCTGCTTCAGATGGAGACGCCACAG CCTGCTCCATGGACATCCCAAAGGTCATTTATGCCTCCAGGACCCACTCGCAGCTCACGCAGGCCATCAGCGAGCTTCGGAACACCTCCTACCG GCCCAGGGTGTGCGTTCTGGGCTCCCGGGAACAGCTGTGCATCCACCCCGAGGTGAAGAAGCAAGAGAGTAACCATCTGCAG ATCCACCTGTGCCGCAAGAAGGTAGCGAGCCACTCCTGTCATTTCTACAACAATGTTGAAG AGAAGAGCCTGGAGCAGGAGCTGGCCACCCCCATCATGGACATCGAGGACCTGGTCAGGAGTGGGAACAGGCACAA GCTGTGCCCGTATTACCTGTCCCGGAACCTGAGGCAGCAGGCGGACATCATCTTCATGCCGTACAACTACCTGCTGGACGCCAAG AGTCGCCGGGCACACAACATCGACCTGAAGGGGACGGTGGTGATCTTTGATGAAGCTCACAACGTG GAGAAGATGTGCGAGGAGTCGGCATCCTTTGACCTGACCCCCCACGACGTGGCCTCTGGACTGAGCGCTGTGGACCAGGTTCTGGAGGAGCAGGCCAAGGCGGCCCAGCAGGGCGAGCCCGGCCCGGCGTTCGGCGCCGACTCCAGCTCAG TGCTGAACATGGAGCTGGAAGACCTCGCGAAGCTGAAGA TGATCCTGCTTCGCCTGGAGGAGGCCATTGATGCTGTTGAGCTGCCCGGAGATGACAGAGGTGTCACCAAGCCAGGGAG cTTTATCTTTGAGCTGTTTGCTGAGGCCCAGATCACATCTCAGACCAAGAGCTGCATCCTGGACTCTCTGGACCAGGTCATCCAACACCTGGCAGGAC GTGCAGGGCTGCTCACCAGCACGGTGGGGCTGCAGAAGCTCTCGGACATCATCCAG TTCTTCGCCTGCCTGGATGTTGACCAGCATGGGCTTCCTCCACTGCCTCTGTTTCTAGAAGGATCCAGCGGACCAGGCCTCTGTGTG ATCGTGTTCAACGCAGATCCTGCTGATGGTGGCTCTGCTCCCGTGGTGGGGCCTGGGGGCTCTCAGTCCTACAAG GTGCACATTCACCCTGACGCCAGTCACCGGAAGACAGCTCAGCTGTCAGACGCCTGgggcagcacagcagccagaaGGCAAG GGAAGGTGCTCAGTTACTGGTGCTTCAGCCCTGGGCACAGCATGCGTGAGCTGGCCCACCAGGGCGTCCGTTCCCTCATCCTCACCAGCGGGACGCTGGCCCCCGTGTCCTCGCTCGCCCTGGAGATGCAGAT CCCTTTCCCAGTCTGCCTGGAAAACCCACATGTCATCGACAAGCACCAGATCTGGGTGGGAATCGTCCCCAAAGGCCCTGACCAAGTCCAGCTGAGCTCCGCCTATGACAAACG GTTCTCTGATGGCTGCTTATCCTCCTTGGGGAAGGCGCTAG GCAACATCGCCCGCGTCGTCCCCCATGGGCTCCTGGTCTTCTTCCCCTCATACCCGGTCATGGAGAAAAGCCTGGAATTCTGGCGG gCCCATGACTTTGCCCGGAAGCTGGAGGCCCTGAAACCTGTGTTTGTGGAGCCCAGGAGCAAGGCTGACTTCTCAGAG GTGATGGGTGCTTACTATGCGAGCATTGCCTCCCCTGCATCCCGTGGGGCTGCCTTCCTGGCTGTGTGCCGGGGAAAG GCCAGTGAGGGGCTGGACTTCGCAGACATGAATGGCCGAGGGGTGGTCGTCACAGGCCTCCCGTACCCCCCACGCAAGGACCCCCGGGTGGTCCTGAAGATGCAGTTCCTGGATGAGATGAAGGGCCAGAGCAGGGCTGGCGGCCAG GTCCTGTCCGGGCAAGACTGGTACCGGCAGCAGGCGTCCAGGGCTGTGAACCAGGCCATCGGGCGGGTCATCCGGCATCGCCATGACTATGGCGCCATCTTCCTCTGTGACCACAG GTTCATGTCTGCAGACGCCAGAGCCCAGCTGCCCTCCTGGGTACGCCCCCACGTCAAGGTGTACGATCACTTCGGCCACATCATCCGAGACGTGGCCCAGTTCTTCCGTGTTGCCCAGAAAACA ATGCCGGTGCCGGCCCCCCTGGCTGCTGCCGCGAGCCTGGGCCAGGGAGAAGCTGCTGTCACGGCCATGTCGCCCGGGCCCCTCTCCACCAGGAAAGCCAAGAGTCTGGATGTGCACGTCCCCAGCCTGAGGCGGACACCCACAG GTGGGCCCCACACCCATGCTCCCACAGGGCTGCCAGCCGCCCGGGACACCGAGGACGCCGAGGGCAGCCTGTGTGTGAGGTATGAGCAGGAGCCCACCCACGCCCAGCGGAGGCCCGTGGGGCTGCTGGCCGCCCTGGAACACAGCGAGCAGCTGGCCGGGGGGCCTGGGGACGAGGCCCCGCCCAGGGAGGAAGAG GCACAGTGCTGCTCCACCTCATCCCTCCCAAGAGAGAAGAGGTCTGGGGAcgagcagagaggagggaggaggaagatcAGACTGGTCAGCAATCAG CAGGAGGGGCCGGCGGCTGGAGCCCAGGCGGGCAGGGCCAGGCTGTTCATGGTGGCCGTGAAGCAGGCGCTGAGCCAGGCCAGCTTCGCCGTCTTCACCCAGACCCTGCAAGACTACAAGGGCTCCGATGACTTCCAGGCCCTGGCAGACCGCCTTGGCCCGCTCTTTGCTGAGGACCCCAGGAAGCACAAGCTGCTCCAAG GCTTCTACCAGTTCGTGCGGCCCCACCACAAGGAGCGTTTTGAACAGCTCTGCCTGCAGCTGACGGGCCAGGGCTGCGGTAACCTGCCCAATCACAGCCTTCCCCCTGGGCAGTGGGCACGACTGGCCTTGGAGCCCAGTG GAAGGAGGCAGCGTGACTCCAAACTGACACTGTCCCAGGGCGCGGCCAGGCAGCTGGACCCTGGGGAACATCTGAACCAGGGTGGGCCCCACCTGGCCTCCAGGCCACCACCCCAAG GAGACCCTGGCGGTTGGCAAAAGGGGTCTGGAGCCGCTAGAGCAGAGGCGCGGGGCCAGCCTGCCGTGAGTGCCTACCTGGCAGATGCCCGCCGGGCCTTGGGCTCTGCAGGCTGTAGCCAGCTCCTGGCAGCACTGACCACCTACAAACGGGATGATGACTTTGAGAAGGTGGTGGCTGTGGTGGCGGCACTTACCACATCGAGGCCAGAGGATTTGGCCCTGTTGCAGA GGTTCAGCATGTTTGTGCGTCCGCACCACAAGGAACGCTTCCGGCAGACGTGCGCAGACCTGACCGGCCAACCTGCCCCAGGCACGAGCACCGAGCTGCCAGGACCCCGGGAAGGGAGCCCCACCGTGCCTCCTGACCTCGCCCCCGGGGCTGCTGGGCCAG GCCCCTCAGAGCAGGAGAGGCCAGGGACGACTCAGAGCAAGATCTCCTCCTTCCTGACACGGGGGCCCCCCGGGGCCCCCCTGGGACACACGCAGCCCCAGAGTG GCCTGGTGTGCCCCGGCTGCAGGGTGGAGGAAGCGGTCCCCTTCCAGTGCCCCTCCTGTGACTTTCACTGCTGCCGGGCCTGCTGGCAACAGCACCTCCAG GCCAATAGGAGGATGTGCCCTGCCTGCTATGCCACCACCAGGAAGCAGAGCCTCTCGCAGATCTTCTGGCCGGAGTCCCAGTGA